The bacterium genome contains a region encoding:
- the secA gene encoding preprotein translocase subunit SecA: MIKSLVYKIFGSKNERELRRLWPIVERINTFESTMQQKSDSDLQQVTLELKSRLSKGETLDEVLPEAFAAVREASKRVLGMRHFDVQLLGGIILHQGKVAEMKTGEGKTLVATLPAYLNALSGLGVHVVTVNDYLAKRDSEWMGRIYSFLGLSTGVVVHSMGHSERKIAYNADITYGQNNEFGFDYLRDNMKLELEEMVQRPHNFAVVDEVDSILIDEARTPLIISGPADDATESYLQADKIVRKLSVDRDFTVELKSKQVLLTDEGVKRVEELLEINNLYDLQNTQTVHHVTQALKAHATMNRDVEYVVRGGQIIIVDEFTGRMMPGRRWSDGLHQAIEAKEGVKIQQENQTLATITFQNYFRLYKKLSGMTGTADTEAVELKKIYKLDVVVVPPNKPMVRTDNPDVVFPAERGKLRAVCDEIEELHEKGQPVLVGTASIEKSELIAKMLSERGIEHNVLNAKNHEREAEIIAQAGRLGAVTISTNMAGRGTDILLGGNAEFLAAAEAETKDPADPNFQAALVKYRAECEAEHAEVIAAGGLHVLGTERHESRRIDNQLRGRAGRQGDPGSSRFYVSLQDDLMKRFGGDKMQAFMERVGVNEDDAVEGKIVAASIERAQKKVEGYHFDIRKHLIEYDDVMNKQREVVYSLRNKILRSVGVREEIEQMAGDVIENIVMLHADEKIPTFEWNLQGIFDSFKNIFGVDLPREELKDRQEHAGKEFAQEIYDHAHEIALSRLAERATHFGQDRLDKLARIVFLQALDHFWKEHLTNMEHLREGIGLRGYGQKNPLQEYQKEAFDMFTSMMHSVKTAVTQHVYVPELPSDQEIRELEERERRHQEEQEKRAATIHEELPGASSQNPEEKNEEELSGNRHDRRRLARESRKTKRRNR, from the coding sequence GTGATTAAATCACTTGTATATAAAATTTTTGGATCAAAAAATGAACGCGAACTTAGGCGCCTTTGGCCGATTGTTGAACGGATTAATACTTTCGAATCAACAATGCAACAAAAGTCCGATAGCGACTTGCAACAAGTAACACTCGAATTAAAATCACGCCTCAGTAAAGGTGAAACATTAGACGAGGTCCTGCCTGAAGCATTTGCTGCAGTTCGCGAAGCTTCTAAGCGAGTGCTGGGCATGCGGCACTTCGATGTGCAGCTACTTGGCGGGATTATTCTGCACCAAGGCAAAGTTGCTGAAATGAAAACCGGCGAAGGTAAAACCCTTGTCGCGACTCTACCAGCATACCTTAACGCACTCTCTGGACTTGGAGTGCATGTGGTCACCGTTAACGATTATCTGGCAAAACGTGACTCCGAGTGGATGGGTCGAATTTATTCTTTCCTCGGACTTTCTACTGGCGTTGTCGTGCATAGCATGGGGCATAGTGAACGTAAGATCGCCTACAATGCCGACATTACCTACGGTCAAAATAACGAGTTTGGTTTTGATTATCTGCGCGATAATATGAAGCTTGAACTGGAAGAAATGGTGCAGCGGCCGCATAACTTTGCCGTCGTTGACGAAGTCGACTCGATTCTAATTGACGAGGCGCGCACACCTTTAATTATCTCTGGTCCAGCTGATGATGCAACTGAATCATATCTTCAAGCAGATAAAATTGTGCGCAAACTTTCAGTTGATCGTGATTTCACGGTTGAGCTCAAATCTAAACAGGTCTTACTGACCGATGAAGGCGTAAAGCGCGTTGAAGAGCTCCTGGAAATAAACAATCTTTACGATCTGCAAAACACCCAGACCGTTCACCATGTAACTCAAGCCCTAAAAGCCCATGCAACGATGAATCGTGATGTTGAATATGTTGTGCGCGGCGGCCAGATTATTATTGTCGATGAATTTACGGGACGCATGATGCCCGGACGCAGATGGTCCGATGGACTACATCAAGCAATTGAAGCTAAAGAAGGGGTAAAAATCCAGCAGGAAAATCAAACCTTAGCGACAATTACATTTCAAAATTATTTCCGGCTTTACAAAAAACTCTCCGGTATGACAGGCACAGCAGACACGGAAGCTGTTGAATTAAAGAAAATTTATAAGCTTGATGTTGTCGTTGTCCCGCCCAATAAGCCCATGGTGCGCACAGATAACCCCGATGTAGTTTTCCCGGCCGAGCGCGGAAAACTTCGTGCTGTCTGCGATGAAATTGAAGAGCTCCATGAAAAGGGGCAGCCCGTACTTGTTGGCACTGCAAGCATTGAAAAGTCCGAATTGATTGCTAAAATGCTAAGTGAGCGTGGCATTGAGCATAATGTGCTTAACGCTAAAAACCATGAGCGTGAAGCAGAGATTATCGCGCAAGCTGGGCGCCTCGGGGCAGTGACAATCTCTACAAACATGGCCGGCCGTGGAACTGATATTTTGCTTGGGGGTAATGCTGAATTTTTAGCGGCAGCTGAAGCAGAGACTAAGGATCCAGCAGACCCAAATTTTCAAGCTGCATTAGTCAAATATCGCGCCGAGTGCGAGGCCGAGCACGCAGAAGTAATCGCTGCAGGCGGGCTACATGTGCTTGGCACCGAGCGTCATGAAAGCCGCCGCATCGACAATCAGCTGCGTGGGCGAGCAGGCCGTCAAGGCGACCCGGGATCATCCAGGTTTTACGTTTCCCTACAGGATGACTTAATGAAGCGCTTCGGTGGTGACAAAATGCAAGCCTTCATGGAACGCGTTGGCGTGAATGAAGATGATGCCGTTGAAGGTAAAATCGTAGCAGCTTCGATTGAACGCGCCCAAAAGAAAGTTGAAGGCTATCATTTCGATATTCGTAAGCACCTGATTGAATATGATGATGTGATGAATAAGCAGCGTGAAGTTGTTTATTCTTTACGTAATAAAATTCTACGATCCGTGGGAGTCCGCGAAGAAATCGAGCAAATGGCGGGAGATGTCATCGAAAATATCGTGATGCTACATGCTGACGAAAAAATCCCTACATTTGAGTGGAATTTGCAAGGGATTTTTGACAGTTTCAAAAATATCTTCGGAGTAGATTTGCCACGTGAGGAATTAAAAGACAGGCAAGAGCATGCCGGTAAAGAATTTGCCCAAGAAATTTATGATCATGCGCATGAAATTGCGCTTTCGCGCCTGGCAGAGCGCGCCACACATTTCGGCCAAGACCGCTTAGATAAGCTGGCTCGAATTGTATTTCTACAAGCGCTTGATCATTTCTGGAAAGAACACCTGACAAATATGGAACACCTCAGAGAAGGCATTGGACTTCGCGGCTATGGCCAGAAAAATCCACTACAGGAGTATCAAAAAGAAGCTTTTGATATGTTCACTAGCATGATGCACTCAGTCAAGACTGCTGTAACTCAGCACGTCTATGTGCCAGAACTTCCAAGTGATCAAGAAATTAGAGAATTAGAAGAACGGGAACGTCGCCATCAGGAAGAACAAGAGAAGCGTGCGGCGACAATTCATGAGGAACTGCCTGGGGCAAGTTCTCAAAATCCTGAAGAAAAAAACGAAGAAGAGCTTTCTGGGAACCGCCACGACCGCCGTCGCCTGGCACGAGAAAGCAGAAAAACTAAGCGCCGCAATCGTTAA
- a CDS encoding DNA photolyase — MTREFWPSKILISPEAKDDAITKRVIHGLNKHTEINGTQRELVYLDHPLEGDPLGANSTNENPISRFNQGKRTLLISHYKGQWLKPCPGTQEHVCCNLWIVNPGEGCPLDCTYCYLQNYLLRNPTLKIYSNIDSLLGALETQALGAPERFFRVGTGEVIDSLVWDELTGLTTDLVPFFGRQKNLTLELKSKFDYVENLVNLKNDHRGNTVVSWSVNARSITEKDEAFTAPLTSRIQAAARVVAAGYRVGFHFDPMIHFANWEDEYLETVKEIFNTIDSRRIAWVSLSTLRYKPKMQEIMKSRFPQSKIPYGEQFLAADEKIRYIQPLRLKMLRFMWRELKARNPNLPVYLCMESSTAWKELGSDGEGLAGEELSFAGLPGTRPELVEIFSRKKKPAQQILSGGEL; from the coding sequence ATGACCCGAGAATTTTGGCCAAGTAAAATCCTAATTTCACCTGAAGCCAAAGATGATGCGATCACAAAGCGTGTAATTCATGGATTAAATAAGCACACCGAAATCAATGGAACGCAAAGAGAGCTTGTTTACCTAGACCATCCCCTCGAAGGCGACCCACTTGGAGCAAACTCGACAAATGAAAACCCCATTTCACGCTTCAATCAAGGTAAGCGCACGCTTTTAATTTCTCACTACAAGGGCCAGTGGCTAAAACCCTGCCCAGGCACGCAAGAACACGTCTGCTGTAATCTTTGGATTGTTAACCCCGGAGAAGGCTGCCCGCTAGATTGCACTTACTGTTATTTACAAAATTACTTATTAAGAAATCCAACACTTAAAATTTATTCTAATATTGATTCACTGCTAGGTGCACTTGAGACTCAAGCACTTGGAGCACCAGAGAGATTTTTCCGCGTGGGCACAGGAGAGGTGATTGATAGTTTGGTTTGGGATGAGTTAACGGGTCTGACTACGGATTTAGTTCCTTTTTTTGGTCGCCAAAAAAATCTGACTTTAGAATTAAAAAGTAAATTTGATTATGTCGAGAATCTAGTTAACTTAAAAAACGATCACCGCGGGAATACTGTTGTTTCCTGGTCAGTTAATGCGCGTTCTATCACCGAGAAAGATGAAGCCTTTACAGCACCTCTAACTAGTCGCATTCAAGCTGCTGCACGCGTTGTGGCTGCTGGATATCGCGTGGGATTTCATTTTGACCCGATGATACACTTTGCTAATTGGGAAGATGAATATCTTGAGACAGTTAAAGAAATTTTTAACACGATTGATTCTCGGCGCATTGCATGGGTGAGTCTCTCGACCTTAAGATATAAGCCTAAAATGCAAGAAATTATGAAATCCCGCTTTCCGCAGAGTAAAATCCCTTATGGTGAGCAGTTTCTTGCGGCTGACGAAAAGATTCGCTACATCCAACCACTACGCCTGAAAATGCTGCGTTTTATGTGGCGCGAGCTAAAAGCGCGTAACCCCAATCTACCTGTCTATCTTTGTATGGAATCAAGCACAGCCTGGAAAGAACTCGGTAGTGATGGGGAAGGGCTAGCTGGGGAGGAACTAAGCTTCGCAGGACTTCCAGGAACGCGTCCCGAACTAGTAGAAATATTTTCCCGTAAGAAAAAGCCGGCCCAGCAAATACTTTCGGGAGGAGAGCTTTAG
- a CDS encoding peptidylprolyl isomerase, producing MPHKAVIKTSKGTFEAELYADETPVTVRNFQFLAERGFYENLTFHRHDPGFVVQGGDPKGSGLGGPGYTLPPEHSDTLKHLRGVLGMARLPDQVNPERKSNGSQFYVVLAEKTPHLDGLYTVFGKVTLGMDVVDALTVGDKILSVKVSE from the coding sequence TTGCCGCATAAGGCAGTAATAAAAACCTCTAAAGGTACGTTTGAGGCAGAGCTCTACGCTGATGAAACACCTGTAACTGTCAGAAATTTTCAGTTCCTTGCAGAGCGTGGATTTTACGAAAACTTAACATTTCACCGCCACGACCCTGGATTTGTGGTGCAAGGTGGAGACCCCAAAGGCTCAGGCCTAGGTGGGCCCGGCTATACCCTACCGCCTGAACACTCTGACACACTTAAGCATCTACGCGGGGTGCTAGGTATGGCGCGACTTCCCGACCAAGTAAACCCTGAGCGGAAATCAAATGGCAGTCAATTTTACGTAGTACTTGCTGAAAAAACTCCACACCTCGATGGACTCTATACTGTATTTGGTAAAGTTACTCTGGGCATGGATGTTGTTGACGCTTTGACTGTTGGCGATAAAATTCTTTCTGTGAAAGTTTCAGAATAA
- a CDS encoding type IV secretory system conjugative DNA transfer family protein, translating into MINSLIEIPQSEATPAEIFDDFFSRLHEALQQQEIAFEIAATSQNVSFGFATKSPAVSELTKGLLYAHAPSANIKTAKDFLELDKLSSQTQSLALDYRLKHNQLLPLKDYSEFQGDSLASLLSALSRCLPEVSIVYQILLKPAEESALYYLRVELWKKLIALTLKCIPKYWFKRGLAATILGRLSEKSRKRLYYANLRIIIQAVKHNTDTDLDLNPIAAALDGALSNFNTLDLNQFTKKKYRHIPGAFLARKLVSPYLLSTQELAGLFHLPSEKDFPNVVHVLSTRQAPPKELPSDKRDPEISFFGATNYRDQKTIFGIKRNDRRRHLYISGKSGSGKSKLLELLIRNDIMHGQGVAVIDPHGDLVDNILSYIPERRIQDVIIFNPADLEYPASFNPLEQVPEELKMRVTLGFIEIFKKLFGSNWTPRLEHVLRYTTLALLDTPGTSVLSILQMLTDKQFRQIIVSNCKDQVVKSFWTTEFAGWSEKFDSEAITPLINKVGQFVATNMIRNIVGQPVNRFNFREIMDRKKILLMKISKGILGEENASLLGAIAVTKFYQAALSRADTPENQRSDYYLYVDEFQNFATETFGEILSEARKYRLNLTIANQFLGQLDEKMRSTVFGNVGSLVTFRVGAEDAEHLSLEFKPRFSPRDIINLGVRDFITKISIDGEVREAFSGKTLTIKPPAENFCAACINFSRANYARPLKEVEQILAPGFKSGKKLLSREELKKNNLESADFKEPLI; encoded by the coding sequence ATGATCAATTCACTAATCGAAATTCCTCAATCTGAAGCAACGCCAGCGGAAATCTTCGATGATTTTTTCTCGCGCTTGCACGAAGCATTACAGCAGCAAGAAATTGCCTTTGAAATTGCGGCAACGTCTCAGAACGTGTCATTTGGATTTGCTACAAAATCTCCAGCTGTAAGTGAGCTAACTAAGGGACTGCTTTATGCCCATGCACCCAGTGCCAATATCAAGACAGCTAAAGACTTCTTAGAATTAGACAAGCTCAGTAGCCAAACACAATCACTTGCGCTGGACTACAGGCTTAAGCATAACCAACTTTTGCCTCTCAAAGATTATAGCGAGTTTCAAGGTGATTCATTGGCAAGCCTACTGAGTGCATTGTCGCGTTGTCTGCCCGAGGTCAGTATCGTCTATCAGATTCTGCTTAAGCCTGCCGAGGAAAGTGCGCTCTACTATCTACGCGTAGAACTGTGGAAAAAATTAATTGCCCTGACACTTAAGTGCATTCCTAAGTATTGGTTTAAGCGCGGACTAGCTGCAACAATCCTTGGGCGGCTGAGTGAGAAAAGTCGCAAACGTCTATATTACGCAAATTTGAGAATTATTATTCAGGCAGTTAAGCATAATACTGACACTGATTTAGACCTCAATCCAATTGCTGCTGCACTTGATGGAGCGCTTTCAAATTTCAACACACTTGATTTAAATCAATTTACTAAGAAAAAATATCGCCATATTCCTGGAGCATTTCTGGCACGAAAGTTAGTAAGTCCTTACTTGCTTTCAACTCAAGAGTTGGCTGGATTATTTCACTTACCAAGTGAGAAAGACTTTCCCAATGTAGTGCATGTGCTCTCGACTAGACAGGCTCCGCCAAAAGAACTGCCCAGCGACAAACGCGATCCAGAGATATCATTCTTCGGGGCTACAAATTATCGCGATCAAAAAACGATTTTTGGCATCAAGCGTAACGATCGCCGCAGGCACTTATACATTTCAGGTAAATCTGGCTCGGGTAAGTCAAAATTACTAGAGCTTTTAATTCGTAACGATATTATGCATGGGCAAGGGGTTGCCGTGATCGATCCACATGGAGACTTGGTAGATAATATTCTAAGCTACATTCCTGAGCGTCGTATTCAAGATGTGATTATTTTTAATCCTGCCGATCTCGAGTATCCAGCAAGTTTTAATCCTCTCGAGCAGGTCCCTGAGGAATTAAAAATGCGGGTGACGCTTGGATTTATTGAAATTTTTAAAAAACTCTTCGGATCAAATTGGACCCCACGGCTAGAGCACGTGCTGCGTTACACCACATTGGCCTTACTCGATACGCCAGGCACGTCAGTGCTTTCAATTCTACAAATGCTGACTGACAAGCAATTTCGCCAAATTATTGTCAGCAACTGTAAAGACCAAGTGGTAAAAAGTTTTTGGACTACGGAATTTGCGGGTTGGTCTGAAAAATTCGATAGCGAAGCCATTACTCCGCTAATCAACAAAGTCGGGCAATTTGTGGCTACAAATATGATCAGAAATATTGTCGGTCAGCCAGTTAACCGTTTTAATTTCCGAGAAATCATGGATCGGAAAAAAATCCTCTTGATGAAAATCTCCAAAGGAATTCTTGGCGAAGAAAATGCCTCACTGCTCGGAGCAATCGCAGTCACAAAGTTCTATCAAGCGGCGCTCTCGCGAGCAGATACGCCAGAAAATCAACGCAGCGACTACTATCTCTATGTTGATGAGTTTCAAAATTTTGCTACTGAAACTTTTGGTGAAATCTTAAGCGAAGCACGTAAATATCGCTTAAATTTAACAATTGCCAATCAATTCCTGGGTCAGCTTGATGAAAAGATGCGTAGCACTGTGTTTGGCAACGTTGGCTCGCTTGTTACGTTTCGCGTTGGCGCTGAAGATGCTGAGCACTTAAGTTTAGAGTTTAAGCCACGCTTTAGTCCACGTGATATTATTAATCTTGGGGTGCGAGATTTTATTACCAAAATCTCAATTGACGGCGAGGTTAGGGAGGCTTTTTCAGGCAAAACCTTGACGATTAAGCCACCTGCAGAAAATTTTTGTGCTGCCTGTATAAACTTCTCACGTGCAAATTACGCGCGGCCGCTTAAAGAGGTCGAGCAAATTTTAGCACCGGGCTTTAAGTCAGGGAAAAAACTTCTAAGCAGAGAAGAATTGAAGAAAAATAATTTAGAGAGTGCTGATTTCAAGGAACCCTTGATTTAA
- a CDS encoding PBP1A family penicillin-binding protein translates to MKRILKILFILGLIASVLAGVTAFFIGSYYYHRLTRDLPKIERLSDYEPEAVSAIYAEDGTLVAEISKDGMRRYPVEFSEIPQLVKNAFLAAEDENFYHHKGIDLISILRAVWVNLRHKDHKQGASTITQQVVKSLLLSREKTYERKAKEAILSYKLEQHLTKDEIFSIYLNEIYLGATAYGVKAAAQVYFHKELKDLTIGEAAFIAGLPPKPSYYADKKHRSDALNRRKYVLRQLFANKFISKEEHEQALAEELIIFPPDDNRIFHAPYYVSHVLRLSEEKFGTRMQSPGGFRIETALDLKAYQLAEAAVKRGVEESDKRRGFRGPIKHYEAAEVETTLEKLAKQFTTETDLQKLVPRKIYRALVSSIDKKSGAIVVSLGDREGEVFAKENNWAKKLINAADNSRGIELPSFLRPGDLIEVSLFEPKQEAKQTGEIDPESGAQLTTEEAVAAEEIKQQLTASGKIHLILNQTPELDGAFSLINALTGEVKVIIGGYDYKRNQFNLATQGLRQPGSSFKPFVYYTAVDRLNYTPSTIVPDSPISLVAGNGQIWSPGNFDGEFLGPITLRTALQKSRNVVSVYLIRRTGLQPVIENAHKMGITTPINEDLSVSLGTAEVHPIEMTQAYGVFASGGYLADQLVIKRILDRHGNVFYEQKPKQEKVINEDSAFIMAHMMKGVIDRGTATILKQLNRPIAGKTGTTNEHMDTWFIGYTPEWTAGVWVGFAGQKRTVGRMETGGKTAAPIFLYFMQDFLKDTPALDFQPPDGVIPIAVNVSSGQQVDPSSAEAFIEYFKAGTEPGMGDYQAEIPQDYLTNQDF, encoded by the coding sequence ATGAAGCGTATTTTAAAAATTCTCTTTATTCTTGGATTGATTGCAAGTGTGCTTGCTGGAGTTACAGCCTTCTTCATCGGTTCATACTATTATCACCGTCTCACGCGCGACTTGCCAAAGATTGAGCGCTTAAGTGACTATGAACCAGAAGCTGTCAGTGCAATTTATGCTGAAGATGGAACACTTGTGGCAGAAATCTCAAAAGACGGCATGCGTCGCTACCCTGTAGAGTTCAGTGAAATTCCGCAATTAGTAAAAAATGCCTTTCTAGCAGCAGAGGACGAGAATTTCTACCATCACAAAGGAATCGATCTGATTAGCATCCTACGTGCGGTCTGGGTAAATTTACGTCACAAGGATCATAAGCAAGGCGCATCAACAATCACTCAGCAGGTTGTAAAATCTCTCTTGCTTTCACGTGAAAAAACATACGAGCGCAAGGCTAAAGAGGCAATTTTATCTTACAAACTCGAACAGCATCTAACTAAGGATGAAATTTTCTCAATTTATCTAAATGAAATCTATTTGGGGGCAACTGCATACGGTGTTAAAGCCGCAGCCCAAGTCTATTTTCACAAAGAATTAAAAGATTTAACAATCGGTGAGGCAGCTTTTATTGCTGGACTTCCCCCTAAGCCAAGTTATTACGCTGATAAAAAGCATCGCAGTGATGCCTTAAATCGCAGAAAATATGTCTTGCGACAACTTTTCGCTAATAAATTCATCAGTAAGGAGGAGCATGAGCAAGCACTCGCAGAGGAGTTAATAATTTTCCCTCCTGACGATAATCGAATTTTCCATGCTCCGTATTATGTCAGCCATGTGCTCAGGCTGAGTGAGGAGAAATTTGGCACCCGCATGCAATCACCAGGTGGGTTTCGCATTGAAACAGCTTTAGATTTAAAAGCCTATCAACTTGCCGAGGCTGCAGTGAAGCGTGGAGTGGAGGAGTCGGATAAGCGCCGTGGTTTTCGTGGACCAATCAAACACTACGAAGCAGCTGAAGTGGAAACTACGCTGGAAAAGCTGGCCAAGCAGTTTACTACTGAGACTGATTTGCAAAAATTAGTGCCACGAAAAATTTATCGAGCATTAGTTTCAAGCATTGATAAAAAATCAGGAGCAATTGTCGTTTCACTGGGTGACCGTGAAGGAGAAGTATTTGCCAAAGAAAATAACTGGGCCAAAAAGCTAATTAACGCAGCAGACAATTCACGAGGGATTGAACTACCAAGTTTCTTACGCCCGGGGGATTTAATTGAAGTCTCATTGTTTGAACCTAAGCAAGAAGCTAAGCAAACCGGAGAAATTGATCCAGAGTCAGGCGCTCAACTTACTACGGAGGAAGCAGTTGCTGCTGAAGAAATTAAACAACAACTGACAGCATCGGGGAAAATTCATTTAATTCTTAATCAAACACCAGAACTTGATGGAGCTTTTAGTTTAATCAATGCCTTAACTGGCGAGGTCAAAGTCATCATTGGCGGCTATGATTACAAACGCAATCAGTTTAATCTGGCAACTCAAGGCTTACGTCAACCCGGGTCTTCCTTTAAACCTTTTGTTTATTATACGGCAGTTGATCGCCTAAATTATACTCCTTCCACAATCGTTCCCGATTCGCCAATTAGTCTTGTTGCTGGGAATGGTCAGATTTGGAGCCCAGGAAACTTTGACGGAGAATTTCTTGGTCCAATTACACTACGCACAGCACTGCAAAAATCAAGAAACGTGGTCTCAGTATATCTAATTCGCCGCACCGGACTGCAGCCAGTCATCGAGAATGCTCATAAAATGGGAATTACTACGCCAATCAATGAAGATCTATCAGTTTCATTGGGGACTGCCGAAGTGCATCCGATTGAAATGACGCAAGCCTATGGGGTGTTTGCCTCGGGAGGCTATTTAGCTGACCAGCTTGTGATTAAGCGTATACTCGACCGTCATGGCAATGTCTTTTACGAACAAAAGCCGAAGCAAGAAAAAGTCATTAATGAAGACTCGGCATTTATCATGGCACACATGATGAAAGGTGTAATTGACCGTGGCACTGCAACTATTTTGAAACAATTGAATCGTCCGATTGCAGGAAAAACTGGAACAACCAATGAGCATATGGACACTTGGTTTATTGGTTACACCCCTGAGTGGACTGCTGGAGTTTGGGTTGGATTTGCTGGACAAAAGCGCACAGTTGGGCGCATGGAAACTGGTGGCAAAACAGCGGCTCCGATATTTTTATATTTTATGCAGGATTTTTTGAAAGATACCCCTGCACTTGATTTCCAACCTCCTGATGGAGTTATTCCGATTGCTGTAAATGTAAGTTCAGGGCAGCAAGTCGACCCGAGTAGTGCTGAGGCATTTATTGAATATTTCAAAGCTGGGACTGAGCCGGGTATGGGAGACTATCAAGCAGAAATTCCCCAAGACTATTTAACAAATCAAGATTTCTAG
- a CDS encoding DUF4340 domain-containing protein produces the protein MSLAKSLYMLALAFGLLLLFAKVNQSRVEQSQQAFRNSALLQGINEAEIQSISLRSNAGSWALSRNQNAKWIFQDKAELTTGLDSSELVDQKAANYLIHVLSNTSIENTLDQANPSETGLAEPSLEIQISTNQSSSNIKLGKVHQLSGRVFASVNNSKQIYLIDARNAAVFNKSEYEIRNKLPLDLSKQKIKSIKLKRAATGEINFKVIGQQVQVQAELASYQTSPEIFNQLIDIISNFEVLNFVDHPNISELHSAGFDHPLLELEIVSEVGKKIATLGKSKTPNRYVLKIEGQEIISQIRATGLARLLEHPLNYISNNYFADLHPNQIRQIELSDSSKKTKSIGQSDKNFKSSLEQVVSLLSTIQVINYVGEAKLEENDEQRGTFKLQVADNKDSYFLQLGSKVKTAVESVDAPHYVKMRSPSQPEVRGIIAAADVQALEKTLANLLTINNQ, from the coding sequence ATGTCGCTCGCTAAATCACTCTATATGCTTGCACTTGCTTTTGGTTTACTGCTGCTTTTCGCCAAAGTTAACCAAAGCCGAGTTGAGCAAAGCCAGCAAGCATTTCGTAACTCTGCCTTACTTCAAGGGATCAACGAAGCAGAGATTCAAAGCATTAGCTTGCGGTCTAACGCTGGAAGTTGGGCGCTTAGTAGGAATCAAAACGCAAAATGGATTTTCCAGGATAAAGCCGAGCTCACAACTGGCTTAGACAGCTCTGAGCTAGTCGACCAAAAAGCTGCCAATTACTTAATTCACGTGCTGAGCAATACCAGCATTGAAAACACGCTCGATCAAGCTAATCCAAGCGAAACTGGCCTCGCCGAACCCAGTCTTGAGATCCAAATTAGTACAAATCAGAGCTCCAGCAACATCAAGCTTGGTAAAGTTCATCAACTTTCAGGCCGAGTCTTTGCTAGTGTGAATAACTCCAAGCAAATCTATCTCATCGATGCGCGTAATGCAGCCGTATTCAACAAGTCAGAGTATGAGATTCGTAATAAACTACCCTTGGACCTTAGTAAGCAAAAAATTAAAAGTATTAAACTCAAACGTGCGGCAACTGGAGAAATTAATTTCAAAGTAATTGGCCAGCAGGTTCAAGTTCAAGCTGAACTAGCCAGCTATCAGACAAGCCCTGAAATTTTTAATCAGCTGATCGATATAATTTCTAACTTTGAAGTGCTGAATTTTGTTGATCATCCAAATATCTCCGAGCTTCATTCGGCGGGATTTGATCACCCCTTATTAGAACTTGAAATAGTTTCGGAAGTAGGTAAAAAAATTGCCACCTTAGGCAAGAGTAAAACTCCTAATCGCTACGTACTTAAGATTGAAGGACAAGAAATTATTAGTCAAATTCGAGCCACTGGACTTGCTCGTCTACTTGAGCATCCACTAAATTATATCTCAAACAATTATTTTGCAGACCTGCATCCGAACCAGATTAGGCAGATTGAATTAAGCGACTCTAGCAAAAAAACTAAGTCTATAGGGCAATCCGACAAGAATTTTAAAAGCTCTCTTGAGCAAGTTGTTAGCCTGCTATCCACAATTCAAGTCATAAATTATGTGGGCGAAGCAAAGCTAGAAGAAAATGACGAGCAGCGCGGAACATTTAAACTTCAGGTAGCTGATAATAAAGATAGCTACTTTCTTCAATTGGGTTCTAAAGTTAAAACTGCGGTTGAAAGTGTTGATGCCCCGCACTATGTAAAAATGCGGAGCCCAAGTCAGCCTGAAGTCAGAGGAATCATCGCAGCAGCAGATGTGCAAGCGCTAGAGAAAACGCTCGCTAATCTACTCACGATAAATAATCAATGA